Proteins from one Alysiella filiformis genomic window:
- a CDS encoding endonuclease/exonuclease/phosphatase family protein, which yields MLIQLFFRFVGRRLHSLAIVSVCGIVLGVLGSWFWFAELFSHFLPYYTLIFILATLFGSGVARSVWATCAVLCSAWLINPHWQDESDLPRKWSLLWYNVNVNNPQPEKEVAFILRQQPEMLALAEINLDDKRWAVLQEHYPHGCVQREHSPFALAVLSKTPLRHCAVHYIRDIPYIRAVTQDATAIYALHPPPPLNGHLADIRQEYLYTVAQHIATDPNVLIVGDLNSTPFSPVFRQFLQITEAELHTRNYLPTWQPFALNIDHVLSHSSTLDEVHIQPLPWQYSDHRPILVHWH from the coding sequence ATGCTTATTCAATTGTTTTTCCGATTTGTTGGGCGGCGTTTGCACAGTTTGGCGATTGTTTCGGTGTGTGGCATTGTGTTGGGGGTTTTGGGCAGTTGGTTTTGGTTTGCCGAATTGTTTAGCCATTTTTTGCCTTATTACACTTTGATTTTCATTTTGGCAACGCTGTTTGGCTCGGGGGTGGCGCGTTCGGTGTGGGCAACGTGTGCGGTGTTGTGCAGCGCGTGGCTCATCAATCCGCATTGGCAAGATGAAAGCGATTTGCCACGCAAATGGTCGCTGCTTTGGTACAACGTGAATGTGAACAACCCCCAACCCGAAAAAGAAGTGGCATTCATTTTGCGTCAGCAGCCTGAAATGTTGGCGTTGGCAGAAATCAATTTGGACGACAAACGCTGGGCGGTGTTGCAAGAGCATTATCCGCATGGTTGTGTGCAACGTGAACACAGCCCATTTGCTTTGGCGGTGTTGTCCAAAACGCCCTTGCGCCATTGTGCGGTGCATTACATACGCGACATACCCTATATTCGTGCGGTAACGCAAGATGCCACCGCGATTTATGCCTTGCACCCACCGCCACCACTCAATGGGCATTTGGCAGACATTCGGCAAGAATATTTGTACACCGTGGCACAACACATTGCCACCGACCCCAATGTGTTGATTGTGGGCGATTTGAACAGCACACCGTTTTCGCCCGTGTTTCGGCAATTTTTGCAAATAACGGAGGCGGAATTGCACACGCGCAATTATTTGCCCACTTGGCAGCCATTTGCTTTAAACATTGACCACGTTTTGTCGCACAGCAGCACTTTGGACGAGGTACACATACAACCTTTGCCATGGCAATATTCCGACCACCGTCCGATTTTGGTGCATTGGCATTGA
- the hrpA gene encoding ATP-dependent RNA helicase HrpA yields MKPDFTQILCKDRHFLKNAFRQPEKFGGLEKVQQKYQKSHEIYLKKHENRPKVELNADLPVYEKRDEIRTAIAENQVVIICGETGSGKTTQIPQICLEMGRGIGGLIGHTQPRRLAARSVAERIAEELHSEIGLAVGYKVRFNEQTSPHSFIKLMTDGILLSETQSDRFLNQYDTIIIDEAHERSLNIDFLLGYLKQLLPKRPDLKVIITSATIDANRFSQHFNNAPVIEVSGRTYPVEILYRPIKQLDEDETEMAIPDAIVDAADELANHGEGDILVFLAGEREIREAAEALRKSPLRKNDDILPLFARLSAQEQHKIFHPTGTKRRIILATNVAETSLTVPRIRFVIDTGLARVKRYSARAKVEQLHVEKISQAAAKQRAGRCGRVSSGVCIRLFSEEDFLARPEFTDPEIIRSNLAAVILRSASLKLGDLAKFPFIQAPESKFINDGYQILQELGAVDEIKFTPSPSGRGLGRGQHTPENSLSPALSQGERGQWQLTELGEKMARLPIDPKIARILLAAQVHDCMAEMLIIVSALSVQDPRERPLELRETANKAHERFADKQSDFLAYLNIWDSYQRERDKKATRKQLFDWCHQYFLSFVRMREWRELHHQLLDIVVEMGLTTRENAFRQPENLSLYQEMELDKNADIAAQAKQKQIHKKNHRAQIHAKKQASYEQIHRALLTGLVANVGMKTPENHDYMGARGSHFHLFPASALFKAKPKWVMAAELTETTRLYARDVAQIQPEWIEQETPHLVRYHYFEPHWERKRGEVVASERVTFYGLTVLPRRPMAYARVAPDEARELFIRGALVAQDCDLKADFFVHNQKLMREISDLEHKARKQDVLVDDEIVYEFYHNIIPKYYVSGSLKTVEPTKSVPSPFGRGLGRGKTINLAESLSPTPSQRDRGQVSENSKVSGSLNVPIADIRTFEAWLKQAERENPKLLFLNKEDLMQHAAAHITEEQFPKFWKNADGKFKLSYRFEPHHIMDGVTLTLPLTVLNRINPHQLEWLVAGMEREKLQLLIKALPKQIRRICVPVPDFITEFLSQNPDKSAPILPQLAHAIAKKAGDMRLLEQIDLDEWARFRLPEHCYFNLKIVDDGGQELAMGRDLIQLQQELGQVASLSFRDNTQEFERENLKTWDIGTLPESIKFARGKQQLTGYLGLQKEKNGNIALRLFDTALAAEIAHRQGVIELMKLQLKEQVKDLNKGIQGFTQLAMLLKHLSADALKEDIAQAVCDRAFIGDDELPRDEKTFKEQIKRARSRLPAVREALTRYLQDTAAAYAELNAKLANGKHPLAPILRARVQKLLGENFASSTPWAQWARLPVYLRAMSLRMDKYSGNPSRDMAREADIQQLENMWSEKVENLQKQNMPVSGSLKDFGWQIEELRVSLFAQELKTPKPISIKRLLKEWENLGK; encoded by the coding sequence ATGAAACCCGATTTCACCCAAATTCTGTGCAAAGACCGCCATTTTCTGAAAAACGCATTCAGGCAGCCTGAAAAATTCGGCGGCTTGGAAAAAGTGCAACAAAAATACCAAAAATCCCACGAAATTTACCTGAAAAAACACGAAAATCGCCCAAAAGTTGAACTCAATGCCGATTTGCCCGTTTACGAAAAACGCGATGAAATCCGCACCGCCATTGCCGAAAATCAAGTTGTGATTATTTGTGGCGAAACGGGTTCGGGCAAAACCACCCAAATTCCGCAAATTTGTTTGGAAATGGGGCGTGGCATCGGTGGCTTAATCGGGCATACCCAACCCAGACGTTTGGCGGCACGCTCGGTGGCGGAGCGCATTGCCGAAGAATTGCACAGCGAAATCGGGCTAGCCGTTGGCTATAAAGTGCGTTTTAATGAGCAAACTTCGCCACATTCTTTCATTAAATTGATGACAGACGGCATTTTATTATCCGAAACCCAATCCGACCGTTTTCTCAATCAATACGACACGATTATCATTGACGAAGCCCACGAACGCAGCCTGAACATTGATTTTCTGCTGGGCTACCTGAAACAGCTTTTGCCCAAACGCCCTGATTTAAAAGTGATTATCACGTCTGCCACCATAGACGCAAACCGATTTTCACAACATTTCAACAACGCACCCGTGATTGAAGTGAGCGGGCGCACCTATCCAGTGGAAATTTTGTATCGTCCCATCAAGCAGTTAGATGAAGATGAAACCGAAATGGCAATCCCAGACGCGATTGTGGACGCGGCAGACGAATTGGCAAATCATGGCGAGGGCGACATCTTGGTGTTTTTGGCAGGCGAGCGCGAAATCCGCGAAGCTGCCGAAGCCTTGCGAAAATCGCCTTTACGCAAAAATGACGACATTTTGCCGCTTTTTGCACGCTTATCGGCGCAAGAACAGCACAAAATCTTCCACCCCACAGGCACGAAAAGGCGCATTATTTTGGCGACCAATGTGGCGGAAACTTCGCTGACCGTGCCGCGCATTCGTTTTGTGATAGACACGGGTTTGGCGCGAGTCAAACGCTATTCGGCACGGGCAAAAGTGGAACAGTTGCACGTTGAAAAAATTTCACAAGCCGCAGCCAAACAACGCGCTGGACGTTGTGGGCGCGTGTCGTCTGGCGTGTGTATCCGTTTGTTTTCCGAAGAAGATTTTTTGGCACGACCTGAATTTACCGACCCAGAGATTATCCGCAGCAATTTGGCGGCGGTGATTTTGCGTTCAGCCAGCCTGAAATTGGGCGATTTGGCAAAATTCCCATTTATTCAAGCACCTGAAAGCAAATTCATCAATGACGGTTATCAGATTTTGCAGGAATTGGGCGCGGTAGATGAAATCAAATTCACTCCCTCTCCCTCTGGGAGAGGGTTAGGGAGAGGACAGCACACGCCTGAAAATTCCCTCTCCCCAGCCCTCTCCCAAGGGGAGAGGGGGCAGTGGCAACTGACCGAGCTAGGCGAAAAAATGGCGCGTTTGCCCATAGACCCCAAAATCGCACGCATTTTGTTAGCCGCACAAGTGCATGATTGTATGGCGGAAATGTTGATTATTGTGTCGGCATTGTCGGTGCAAGACCCACGCGAACGTCCGCTTGAATTGCGCGAAACCGCCAACAAAGCCCACGAGCGTTTTGCCGACAAGCAATCGGATTTTTTGGCGTATTTGAATATTTGGGATTCGTATCAGCGCGAACGCGACAAAAAAGCCACGCGAAAACAATTATTTGATTGGTGTCATCAATATTTCTTGTCGTTTGTGCGCATGCGAGAATGGCGCGAATTGCATCATCAACTGCTTGATATTGTGGTGGAAATGGGTTTGACCACGCGCGAAAATGCGTTCAGGCAGCCTGAAAATCTGTCTTTGTATCAGGAAATGGAGTTGGACAAAAATGCCGACATTGCCGCGCAAGCCAAGCAAAAACAAATCCACAAAAAAAATCATCGCGCCCAAATTCATGCGAAAAAACAAGCCAGTTACGAGCAAATTCATCGTGCTTTGCTAACGGGTTTGGTAGCGAATGTGGGCATGAAAACGCCTGAAAATCATGATTATATGGGCGCGCGCGGTTCGCATTTTCATTTGTTCCCCGCGTCCGCGCTGTTTAAGGCGAAACCGAAATGGGTAATGGCGGCAGAACTCACTGAAACAACAAGGCTTTACGCGCGTGATGTGGCGCAAATTCAGCCCGAATGGATAGAGCAGGAAACGCCCCATTTGGTGCGTTATCACTATTTTGAGCCGCATTGGGAGCGCAAACGCGGCGAAGTGGTGGCGAGCGAGCGCGTTACCTTTTACGGTTTGACGGTGTTGCCGCGCAGACCGATGGCGTATGCGCGTGTTGCGCCCGATGAAGCGCGTGAGTTGTTCATTCGTGGCGCATTGGTGGCGCAAGATTGTGATTTGAAAGCGGATTTTTTTGTGCACAATCAGAAATTGATGCGCGAAATCAGCGACTTGGAACACAAGGCGCGTAAACAAGATGTGTTGGTAGATGATGAGATTGTGTATGAATTTTATCATAATATTATTCCAAAATATTATGTTTCAGGCAGCCTGAAAACGGTTGAGCCAACGAAATCTGTTCCCTCTCCATTTGGGAGAGGGCTAGGGAGAGGGAAAACCATTAATTTGGCAGAATCCCTCTCCCCAACCCCCTCCCAAAGGGATAGGGGGCAAGTATCTGAAAATTCAAAAGTTTCAGGCAGCCTGAACGTGCCGATTGCCGATATTCGCACTTTTGAAGCGTGGTTGAAACAAGCCGAGCGCGAAAATCCCAAGCTTTTGTTTTTAAACAAAGAAGATTTAATGCAACACGCTGCCGCCCACATCACGGAAGAGCAGTTCCCCAAATTTTGGAAAAACGCAGACGGCAAATTCAAATTGTCCTACCGATTTGAGCCGCATCACATCATGGATGGCGTAACACTGACCCTGCCCTTAACCGTGCTGAACCGCATCAATCCACATCAACTGGAATGGCTGGTCGCTGGCATGGAGCGTGAAAAATTACAATTACTTATCAAGGCTTTACCCAAACAAATCCGCCGAATTTGTGTGCCTGTGCCTGATTTCATTACCGAATTTTTGAGCCAAAACCCCGACAAATCCGCCCCCATTTTGCCGCAGCTCGCCCACGCCATCGCCAAAAAAGCAGGCGATATGCGCCTTTTGGAACAGATTGATTTGGACGAATGGGCGCGTTTCAGGCTGCCTGAACATTGTTATTTCAATTTGAAAATAGTGGACGATGGCGGTCAAGAATTGGCGATGGGGCGCGATTTAATCCAATTACAACAAGAACTTGGACAAGTTGCCAGTTTATCGTTCCGCGACAACACGCAAGAATTTGAGCGCGAAAATCTGAAAACTTGGGACATTGGCACTTTGCCCGAATCCATCAAATTTGCAAGGGGAAAACAACAGCTTACAGGCTATTTGGGTTTGCAAAAAGAGAAAAACGGCAACATTGCCTTGCGCCTGTTTGACACCGCATTGGCAGCGGAAATCGCCCACCGTCAAGGCGTGATTGAGTTGATGAAATTGCAATTAAAAGAACAAGTTAAAGATTTGAACAAGGGCATTCAGGGGTTCACGCAACTGGCGATGTTGCTGAAACATTTGTCGGCGGACGCGCTGAAAGAGGACATCGCGCAGGCGGTGTGCGACCGTGCGTTTATTGGCGATGACGAGTTGCCGCGCGATGAAAAAACCTTTAAAGAACAAATCAAAAGGGCGCGCAGCCGTTTGCCAGCCGTGCGCGAGGCTTTGACGCGCTATTTGCAAGACACGGCGGCGGCGTATGCCGAATTGAACGCGAAATTGGCAAACGGCAAACACCCACTTGCTCCCATTTTGCGTGCGCGTGTGCAGAAATTATTGGGGGAAAACTTTGCCAGTTCAACGCCTTGGGCGCAATGGGCGCGTTTGCCTGTGTATTTGCGCGCGATGAGTTTGCGCATGGACAAATATTCGGGCAACCCCAGCCGCGACATGGCGCGTGAGGCGGACATTCAGCAACTGGAAAACATGTGGTCTGAAAAGGTGGAAAATTTGCAAAAACAGAATATGCCCGTTTCAGGCAGCCTGAAAGATTTTGGGTGGCAAATTGAAGAATTGCGTGTATCATTATTTGCGCAGGAGTTGAAAACGCCTAAACCCATTTCTATTAAAAGATTGTTGAAAGAATGGGAGAATTTGGGGAAATAA
- the vapB gene encoding type II toxin-antitoxin system VapB family antitoxin codes for MTQATLFKSNQTQAVRLPKAVAFPDGVKKVEVVVLGKTRLLTPSENLWDDWFAQLPQVDFPDREPTFQAERESF; via the coding sequence ATGACGCAAGCAACGCTTTTTAAAAGCAATCAAACGCAAGCCGTACGTTTACCCAAAGCCGTTGCCTTTCCCGATGGCGTGAAAAAAGTGGAAGTGGTGGTTTTGGGCAAAACCCGTTTACTCACGCCCAGCGAAAATTTGTGGGACGACTGGTTTGCGCAATTACCGCAAGTTGATTTCCCCGACCGTGAACCGACTTTTCAAGCCGAACGCGAAAGTTTTTAA
- a CDS encoding PIN domain-containing protein, translating to MSSIVLSELLYGAEKSDTPTKSLALIESLAARLEVLDFDENAAAHSAEIRAELAKKAHPLGIMMC from the coding sequence ATGAGCAGCATTGTGTTAAGTGAATTGTTGTATGGTGCGGAAAAATCGGACACGCCCACAAAATCATTGGCATTGATTGAGAGCTTGGCAGCGCGTTTGGAAGTGTTGGATTTTGATGAGAATGCGGCGGCGCATTCGGCTGAAATTCGCGCGGAATTAGCCAAAAAGGCACACCCATTGGGCATTATGATGTGCTGA
- a CDS encoding DUF4747 family protein: MARSTKVIQISGINIVTQPHTPETYIQLLREVNQIAIPVSGNEHLMISGLRPHIENGDWLSGIEGEIVKFSNIDEHSQWINLTSGHLLEKGEEPEIPKNIRPNGALFPFIFYPKNIDGNSHKLFYISKSRNSHTKKDDTLSPNFVKKLFDKLFDNPDIKLKFDSIEVTVIPRTDALEQIFKLPKLNKLYLQITPPNPDDLEEMECKLLERYNRLNVKRVEETYIGNGDHIEPDEELKSMARIAAHNGFVQGTGKDSEGKTVELSTTQVPMKEAITVDNNTGAEREALRSFKL, from the coding sequence ATGGCGCGTTCAACAAAAGTTATTCAAATTTCAGGTATTAATATTGTTACTCAACCACATACACCTGAAACATATATTCAATTATTGAGAGAAGTTAATCAAATTGCGATTCCTGTAAGTGGTAATGAACATTTGATGATTTCGGGCTTGCGACCGCATATTGAGAACGGAGACTGGTTATCTGGAATTGAAGGAGAAATTGTTAAATTTTCAAATATTGATGAACACTCCCAATGGATTAACCTTACTTCTGGACATTTATTAGAGAAAGGGGAGGAACCTGAAATACCAAAAAATATTCGTCCAAATGGTGCATTATTTCCATTTATTTTTTACCCAAAAAATATTGATGGGAACTCACATAAACTATTCTATATTAGTAAATCTAGAAATTCTCATACAAAAAAAGATGATACTTTGTCTCCTAATTTTGTAAAAAAATTATTTGATAAGCTATTTGATAATCCTGATATTAAATTAAAATTTGATTCCATTGAAGTAACTGTCATTCCCCGTACAGATGCTTTAGAACAAATTTTCAAATTACCAAAATTAAATAAATTATATTTACAAATTACCCCACCTAATCCTGATGATTTGGAAGAAATGGAATGTAAATTATTAGAACGCTATAACAGATTAAATGTAAAAAGAGTTGAAGAAACTTATATTGGAAATGGAGACCATATTGAGCCCGATGAAGAATTAAAATCAATGGCTCGCATTGCTGCTCATAATGGTTTTGTCCAAGGAACTGGTAAAGATAGTGAAGGAAAAACCGTTGAACTTTCTACAACACAGGTGCCTATGAAAGAAGCTATCACTGTAGATAATAATACAGGAGCAGAACGCGAAGCTTTAAGGAGTTTTAAATTATGA
- a CDS encoding CreA family protein produces the protein MKNQWLIPTLLAFTLAACGKDSDKIGEASTVFNMLGKNDRIEIEAFDDPDVQGLSCFLSYAKKGGLKETVNLEEDASDASVSCVQTAPQIAFNENALAKPRKVFKRNASFAFKSLQIVRYYDPKRKALAYLVYSDKIIEGSPKNSLSAFSCHGTVAAQAASALTPSQQQVGACLIETAR, from the coding sequence TTGAAAAACCAATGGCTTATCCCTACCCTTTTGGCATTCACTTTGGCGGCTTGTGGCAAAGACAGCGACAAAATCGGCGAAGCATCAACCGTATTCAATATGCTTGGCAAAAACGACCGCATTGAAATTGAAGCCTTTGACGACCCCGATGTGCAAGGCTTATCCTGCTTTTTGTCGTATGCCAAAAAAGGCGGCTTGAAAGAAACCGTTAATTTAGAAGAAGATGCCAGCGATGCGTCTGTATCGTGCGTGCAAACCGCGCCCCAAATTGCATTTAATGAAAACGCGCTGGCAAAACCACGCAAAGTGTTCAAACGCAATGCCAGCTTTGCCTTCAAAAGCCTGCAAATTGTGCGCTATTACGACCCCAAACGCAAAGCACTCGCCTATTTGGTTTACAGCGATAAAATCATTGAGGGTTCGCCCAAAAATTCTTTGAGCGCGTTTTCGTGTCATGGCACGGTGGCGGCTCAGGCTGCCTCGGCACTGACACCCAGCCAGCAGCAAGTGGGCGCGTGTTTGATTGAAACGGCAAGATAA
- the hisI gene encoding phosphoribosyl-AMP cyclohydrolase, with protein sequence MNALIDAVKWDANGLVCAIAQDWQTGRVLMVAYMNAQALQQTAQTGLAHYYSRSRQRQWQKGEESGHVQRVRELRLDCDGDAIIMQIEQVGGMACHTGRESCFYRVWEHGNWQIRDAVLKDEREIYGQVHE encoded by the coding sequence ATGAATGCTCTGATTGACGCGGTAAAATGGGACGCCAACGGCTTGGTGTGCGCCATTGCCCAAGATTGGCAAACGGGGCGCGTACTCATGGTTGCCTATATGAACGCGCAAGCCTTGCAACAAACCGCGCAAACGGGTTTGGCGCATTATTACAGCCGCAGCCGCCAACGCCAATGGCAAAAAGGCGAAGAATCGGGTCATGTGCAACGTGTGCGCGAATTGCGTTTGGATTGCGATGGCGATGCGATTATCATGCAAATTGAGCAAGTGGGCGGCATGGCTTGCCACACGGGGCGCGAAAGCTGTTTTTATCGCGTTTGGGAACACGGCAACTGGCAAATCCGCGATGCCGTGTTGAAAGACGAACGCGAAATTTATGGTCAAGTGCATGAATGA
- a CDS encoding phosphoribosyl-ATP diphosphatase, producing MMSEILSQIQNVLEERKSANPETSYTAQLLHKGEDKILKKVIEEAGEVLMASKDGGGEHLIYETADLWFHSMILLAHHGLRVEEVLQELARRQGLSGLVEKANRAEK from the coding sequence ATCATGTCTGAAATTTTATCGCAAATTCAAAATGTGCTGGAAGAACGCAAATCCGCCAATCCCGAAACGTCCTACACCGCCCAACTTTTGCACAAAGGCGAAGACAAAATCTTGAAAAAAGTCATCGAAGAAGCAGGCGAAGTGCTGATGGCAAGCAAAGACGGCGGCGGCGAACACCTGATTTACGAAACCGCCGATTTGTGGTTTCACAGCATGATTTTGCTGGCACACCACGGTTTGCGCGTGGAAGAGGTGTTGCAAGAATTGGCGCGGCGGCAGGGGCTATCGGGTTTGGTTGAAAAAGCCAATCGTGCCGAAAAATAG
- a CDS encoding histidine triad nucleotide-binding protein, with protein MENCIFCKIIKQQIPAKVVYEDENMLCFKDINPAAPVHLLLIPKVHFDSLAHAQPEHETLLGKMMLKVPQIAADAGLGNGFKTQINTGKGGGQEVFHLHIHIMGKTV; from the coding sequence ATGGAAAATTGCATTTTTTGCAAAATCATCAAACAGCAAATTCCTGCCAAAGTGGTTTATGAAGATGAAAATATGTTGTGTTTCAAAGACATCAACCCTGCCGCGCCCGTGCATTTGCTGTTGATTCCCAAAGTGCATTTTGATTCACTGGCACACGCGCAGCCTGAACACGAAACACTGTTGGGCAAAATGATGCTCAAAGTGCCACAAATCGCCGCTGATGCGGGATTGGGCAATGGCTTTAAAACGCAAATCAATACGGGCAAAGGCGGTGGGCAGGAAGTATTCCATTTGCACATTCACATTATGGGCAAAACCGTTTGA
- the tatA gene encoding Sec-independent protein translocase subunit TatA, translating into MGFTSIWHWLIVLAIVVLVFGTKKLRNIGKDLGGAVHDFKAGLNQGNQPESPQKDDNVIEHRSDNDKQA; encoded by the coding sequence ATGGGTTTCACATCAATTTGGCATTGGCTGATTGTGCTGGCAATCGTGGTGTTGGTGTTTGGCACCAAAAAATTGCGCAATATTGGCAAGGACTTGGGCGGTGCGGTTCACGATTTTAAGGCGGGGCTCAATCAGGGCAACCAGCCCGAATCCCCCCAAAAAGACGACAATGTGATTGAACACCGCAGCGACAACGACAAGCAAGCCTAA
- the tatB gene encoding Sec-independent protein translocase protein TatB, producing the protein MFDFSFSEMMLAGVVALIVLGPERLPKVARFAGEWVGKIQRMSANVKNELAAHADYSELSQIQQDMTQTAQSIRQDLHEVQSQVNAWDRLPELKTPADFGIDEQAQTHYPLPHVSAWQVKSLKKRALSRKRDLRPRYRPTVKLRVRK; encoded by the coding sequence ATGTTTGATTTCAGTTTTTCCGAAATGATGTTGGCGGGCGTGGTGGCACTCATCGTGCTGGGACCTGAACGTTTGCCCAAAGTTGCCCGATTTGCGGGCGAGTGGGTGGGCAAAATTCAGCGCATGTCTGCCAATGTGAAAAACGAGTTGGCTGCCCACGCCGATTACAGCGAATTGTCTCAAATTCAACAAGATATGACGCAAACAGCCCAAAGCATTCGCCAAGATTTGCATGAAGTGCAATCGCAAGTGAATGCTTGGGACAGGCTGCCTGAATTGAAAACGCCTGCCGATTTTGGCATTGATGAACAGGCGCAAACGCACTACCCCCTGCCCCATGTTTCGGCTTGGCAGGTTAAATCGCTGAAAAAACGTGCTTTGTCGCGCAAACGTGATTTGCGTCCGCGTTATCGCCCAACGGTTAAACTAAGGGTGCGAAAATGA
- the tatC gene encoding twin-arginine translocase subunit TatC — MNEIQQDTQPLMEHLLELRRRLVWTLLGIVLCFVAIVPFAQQLYAFVAQPLMSVLPENTSMIATDVVAPFFVPIKVALMAAFLLALPHTLYQIWAFVAPALYQNEKRLIAPLIVSSVSLFVLGMAFCYFLVFPVMFQFFASATPLGVSMATDIDKYLSFILTLFLAFGMTFEVPVAVVLLNRMGVMPLATLQAARPYVIVAAFVIAAIFTPPDVLSQVMLAIPMILLYEVGILVCRMGSKG; from the coding sequence ATGAATGAAATTCAACAAGATACGCAACCTTTGATGGAGCATTTGCTGGAATTGCGCCGCCGTTTGGTGTGGACGCTACTGGGCATTGTGTTGTGTTTTGTGGCAATCGTGCCATTTGCCCAACAACTTTATGCTTTTGTGGCGCAACCGTTGATGTCGGTGCTGCCTGAAAACACCAGCATGATTGCCACCGATGTGGTTGCGCCCTTTTTTGTGCCGATTAAAGTGGCGTTGATGGCGGCATTTTTGCTGGCATTGCCGCATACTTTGTACCAAATTTGGGCGTTTGTTGCGCCTGCTTTGTATCAAAATGAAAAACGCCTGATTGCGCCTTTGATTGTGTCCAGCGTGAGTTTGTTTGTGCTGGGCATGGCGTTTTGCTATTTTTTGGTGTTTCCTGTGATGTTTCAATTCTTTGCCAGTGCCACGCCTTTGGGGGTGAGCATGGCAACGGATATTGACAAATACTTGTCGTTTATTTTGACGCTGTTTTTGGCATTTGGCATGACGTTTGAAGTGCCTGTGGCGGTGGTGTTGCTCAATCGCATGGGGGTCATGCCCTTGGCGACTTTACAGGCTGCGCGACCTTATGTGATTGTGGCGGCATTTGTGATTGCGGCGATTTTTACGCCACCTGATGTGTTGTCTCAAGTGATGTTGGCGATTCCGATGATTTTGTTGTATGAAGTGGGCATTTTGGTGTGCCGCATGGGCAGCAAGGGATAA
- a CDS encoding metal ABC transporter ATP-binding protein, which yields MSIVLENVTVSYQSRPAVHHVDMTFPSACMYAIFGPNGAGKSTMLKAIMGLLPCSTGAVRWQNMQRRDIAYLPQQSDVDRSQPMSVFELTAMGLWYEIGFFGGVNAAQRQRVQAALNRVEMGDFAHRAISELSNGQFQRVLLARMLVQDAKFLLLDEPFNAVDAKTTYALLEVLRQENRNGKGIVAVLHDYEQVRAYFPHTFLIAREKVACGKTEDVLCDELLLKANALAHAAEDDAWCE from the coding sequence ATGAGCATTGTGCTGGAAAATGTAACCGTGAGCTACCAATCGCGCCCAGCCGTACATCATGTGGACATGACTTTCCCAAGTGCTTGTATGTACGCCATTTTTGGACCCAACGGTGCGGGCAAATCCACCATGCTCAAAGCGATTATGGGGCTGCTGCCGTGCAGCACAGGCGCGGTGCGTTGGCAAAATATGCAACGCCGCGACATCGCCTATTTGCCCCAACAATCCGATGTGGACAGGTCGCAGCCCATGAGTGTGTTTGAACTCACCGCAATGGGTTTGTGGTATGAAATTGGCTTTTTTGGTGGCGTGAACGCGGCACAACGCCAGCGCGTTCAGGCAGCCTTAAACCGTGTGGAAATGGGCGATTTTGCCCATCGTGCGATTAGCGAATTGTCCAATGGGCAATTTCAGCGCGTTTTGCTGGCGCGAATGCTGGTGCAAGATGCCAAATTTCTGCTTTTAGATGAACCCTTTAACGCCGTTGATGCCAAAACCACCTACGCCCTGTTGGAAGTGTTGCGCCAAGAAAACCGCAATGGCAAAGGCATTGTGGCGGTGTTGCACGATTATGAGCAGGTACGCGCTTATTTTCCGCATACCTTTTTGATTGCACGAGAAAAAGTGGCTTGCGGCAAAACCGAAGACGTGTTGTGCGATGAATTGTTGCTCAAAGCCAACGCGCTGGCTCATGCCGCAGAAGACGATGCGTGGTGTGAATAA